From the Bacteroidia bacterium genome, one window contains:
- a CDS encoding MaoC/PaaZ C-terminal domain-containing protein, translating into MYFDDFHPGLHIETNARTVTETELDAFLDLADLHLPMFLDDEGAREVGHSRRLVTGPMILAVALGLVRAHGCFDQVVAALEFNHVRFRKAVHPGDSLRAGLTVRESRPTSHPGRGLVIVDFIVRNQEDATVLEMQGTYLFRRSPQPSTP; encoded by the coding sequence ATGTATTTCGACGACTTCCATCCCGGCCTGCACATCGAGACGAACGCGCGCACCGTCACCGAAACGGAACTCGACGCCTTTCTGGATCTCGCCGACTTGCATCTACCCATGTTTCTCGACGACGAAGGCGCACGGGAGGTCGGGCATTCCCGGCGACTGGTCACTGGTCCCATGATACTTGCCGTGGCGCTCGGCCTTGTGCGCGCACATGGCTGTTTCGATCAGGTGGTGGCGGCGCTGGAATTCAATCACGTGCGCTTCCGAAAGGCGGTGCATCCGGGCGACTCCCTGCGGGCCGGGCTCACCGTGCGTGAAAGTCGCCCCACCAGCCATCCCGGCCGCGGATTGGTCATAGTCGATTTTATTGTGCGCAATCAGGAGGACGCGACCGTGCTGGAAATGCAGGGCACGTATCTGTTCAGGAGATCACCGCAGCCGTCCACCCCCTGA